The Thermomicrobiales bacterium genome has a segment encoding these proteins:
- a CDS encoding ParA family protein, with translation MILAVASQKGGTGKTTTSISLAAGLAHRGKRTLLIDTDSQANSSKVVLPNYQEFSKDRTLYATIIDRKPLAISPTSIPNLDIVPSHILLSETDISLTTAIDHREARLKAALEAVKGDYDFVVIDCPPALSWLTLNAFTAADKVLVVVSPGYFELDSTVQMGKTIEEVKIHFNPELELAGFVFTMSEPTINTKNSLKLLRQTYGDSVLNTIIPKNVDLRDAHFNQQDIFSYNASSKGSQAYERLIGELFSV, from the coding sequence ATGATTCTCGCTGTTGCCTCTCAAAAAGGTGGGACTGGCAAAACCACCACATCCATATCGCTCGCTGCCGGACTTGCCCATCGTGGCAAGCGGACCCTTCTGATCGATACGGACTCCCAAGCCAACTCCTCCAAGGTCGTTTTACCCAACTACCAAGAATTTTCTAAAGATCGAACGCTGTACGCGACGATCATCGATCGCAAACCTTTGGCGATCTCCCCTACGTCGATTCCCAATTTGGACATCGTGCCGTCGCACATTTTGTTGTCTGAGACAGACATCTCACTGACGACCGCCATTGATCACCGTGAAGCTCGCCTCAAAGCGGCGCTGGAGGCGGTCAAAGGCGACTACGACTTCGTGGTGATCGATTGCCCTCCCGCACTGTCCTGGTTGACGCTGAATGCCTTCACGGCCGCTGACAAGGTGTTGGTGGTGGTCTCCCCTGGCTACTTTGAGCTTGACTCGACCGTCCAGATGGGCAAGACCATCGAAGAGGTCAAGATTCACTTCAATCCGGAACTGGAGTTGGCTGGGTTCGTCTTCACCATGAGCGAGCCAACTATCAATACCAAGAACTCTTTGAAATTGCTGCGCCAGACCTATGGCGACTCGGTGCTCAACACGATCATCCCGAAGAACGTCGATCTGCGTGATGCCCACTTCAACCAGCAAGACATCTTCTCCTACAACGCCAGTTCCAAAGGATCTCAGGCGTATGAGCGGCTTATTGGAGAGCTGTTTAGCGTTTAG